The Halobacillus amylolyticus nucleotide sequence ATGATTTCACCCGTTTTCGTTTGTGAGTAAAATCGTAAGCTTAGTTTCTGAATATGATCAAATAACTTATCTCTTACATCATATAGCACTTTATTTCCGATCCATTGTGCCAAATACTGACGAGCGTATTCAATAGGCGGACGTAGGATGAAAAACACAAAAAATGCACCTCCCATCAGGAGAAGCAGTTGATCAATTTTCTCTGATTGAGCTAGTGATTCTGCATTAATAATGTCATCAATTACATATTTGATAATTAATGGCATCAATAGTGGAATGGAAAATTTAACGACTCCAATGAGTACGGTTAAAATGATTTTTCCTTTATAGGGTTTAACAAATTTTAAATATCGTTTAATACTATCCAAAGCACATCACCTAATTTCCTTCACCATAATTAAGCGCACCATAATAGTGCGCAAAAATAATTAACGATAAGTTAAGTACCGTTCATACCACTGATCAATAAATTCAGGTGAAAACGGACCTTTCCGCTGTCTTACCCACCGAACCAGTGTATCGACGTTATTGTATAAGATCCTGTCCAAAACATGAGGATAATTCATTTGATGTTTGTGTAATTCATATTCATCCTCATCAAGCAGTTTAAAGGTCATATCAGGAAATACTTTTACATCAAGGTCATAATCAATATATTTGATCATCTCACCCTCATAAATGAATGGCGAACTAATATTGCAATAGTAGTATACCCCATCATTTCTGAGCATACCGATTACATTAAACCAATGCCTTGAATGGAAATAACAAATAGCCGGCTCACGTGTAATCCATATCCGCCCATCACTTTCCTTTACCTTCGTTCGATCATTTGCTCCAATGATTACATTTCTTGTCCCTTTAAGTATGGTCGTACTCTCCCAAACACGATGTAACTGACCATTATGTTTATAACTTTGAATTTCAATTCGCTTACCTGAGGCCGGGCCGGGCATATTCATCTCCCCTTCCCTATTAATGTCCCGTGTCACACCTTCCATCTATTATAACGACAATTGATAATGAATGAAAACAATTGGGTTTACGCAAAATTTAATTCAATAAAAAGAAGCCGCCCACATTTGGACGGCTCCTCGGGAGTTTGATACAGGCTAACTAGCGGCCTGAGTAAGCTTAATCCATCTCAGATTACTTTTTATTAGCCTGAGATTGTTGATTTTGCTTGCGTACTTTTTGTGCATCAGTTTGCTCTGCTCCAAATTCAGTACCAAATTGACCCTGACCTTGGGCAGCTTGTTGGTTTTGCTTTTTAACTTGTTGTGCATTAGTACCAGCTGCTTGCTTACCTGCTTGTTTAGGTTGTTTAGCCATCATAATCACCTCCGCAAAAATTATTGTGCGCAGGTTTTATAATTTAATTCGTGCTTTTCCATATTTTTTTCGTTTTTTTTTCGGAAAATAAATTACCGTAAATGGAACATAAATAAAAAGAACGCCTCGCGAAAGGCGTTCTTTTAAAGAGAAAAGATTTATGATTAGAAGCGTTTTGCACCAATGTAACGTGGGCTCCAGTATGGGTTAGAAAGTGAGCTGATTTCTACACCACGGGAAGATCCAGCGTGGATGAATTGGTTTCCACCAACATAAATTCCTGCATGAGAAGCACCAGGCTTATATGTTTCAAAGAAAACAATGTCACCAACTTGTAGATTGGAAACACTCTCTAAGCGACTATCCGCATAAATGGAAGCCACTGTCCGAGGAGTGTTGATTCCCACTTTTCCAAATACGT carries:
- the ntdP gene encoding nucleoside tri-diphosphate phosphatase → MPGPASGKRIEIQSYKHNGQLHRVWESTTILKGTRNVIIGANDRTKVKESDGRIWITREPAICYFHSRHWFNVIGMLRNDGVYYYCNISSPFIYEGEMIKYIDYDLDVKVFPDMTFKLLDEDEYELHKHQMNYPHVLDRILYNNVDTLVRWVRQRKGPFSPEFIDQWYERYLTYR
- a CDS encoding gamma-type small acid-soluble spore protein; protein product: MAKQPKQAGKQAAGTNAQQVKKQNQQAAQGQGQFGTEFGAEQTDAQKVRKQNQQSQANKK